The Vicinamibacterales bacterium region CAGCAACTACTCGTACGACACGGTTGCCTCGACGTGGGAGGCCATTCGGTCGTTCCGGGGAGGGACCGCGATCTTCACCGAGCCGATCACGCCCGTGAAGTGCGGCGGCGCACCGCAGAAGATCATGTACCTGGCGGAGGAAGCGTTCCGCGCCAACGGCGTGCGGGACAGGAGCCGCGTCATCTTCATGAACGCGAAGCCGGCGCTGTTCACGGCGCCGTACTACATCCCTGCCCTCGAGCGCGTGATCGAGAGCCGGGGCATGGAGTACCAGCTCGGCCAGGAGCTCGTCGCGCTGCGGCCAGCTGCACGGGAGGCGGTCTTCAGGGACGTCAAGACCGGCGCCGAACAGGTCATGGCCTACGACCTGATCCACGTCACCCCGCCGATGCAGCCGCCGGAGTTCGTGCGTGCGAGTCCGCTGGCCAACGCGGACGGATGGGTCGAGGTCGACAAGTTCTCGCTGCAGCACGTGCGTCATCCCGAGGTGTTCGGCCTCGGTGACGCCAGCAGCCTGCCGACCTCCAAGACGGGAGCGGCGGTTCGCAAGCAGGCGCCGGTGGTGGTCGACAATCTGCTCGCCCTGCGGGACGGCCGGCCGCTCAGCGCGCGATACGACGGCTACACGTCCTGTCCGGTGGTCACCGGCCGCGGCAAGTTGATCATGGCCGAGTTCAACTATGCCAAGGAGCCGGTCGAGACGTTTCCCGTCGATCAACGCACCGAGCGGTTCAGCATGTTCGCGCTCAAGGCATACGCGCTGCCGCGTCTCTACTGGCACGGCATGCTGCGCGGCCGCGCGTAGCGGACCGGGGGCGCCGGTGCTCGCGGCTGCGATCCTTCCGGGGCTGCTGATTGGTGCCGCGCTCGGCCTGCTGGGGGGCGGCGGTTCTGTTCTGACGGTGCCGATCTTCGTCTACGTGCTCGGCTTTCCTCCGAAGGAGGCGATCGCGATGAGCCTCGCCGTGGTGGGCGCGACCAGCGCGTTCGGCACGGCGAGCCACTGGCGCGCGGGCAACGTCAACGTGCGCGTGGCGCTCGGCTTCGGCGCGGTCGCCATGCTCGGCACGCTGTTCGGCGTGAGGATCGCTCGCCTCGTTCCCGGAGCCACGCAGTTGTTCGTCTTCGCCGCCGTGATGCTGGCCGCGGCCGCGTTCATGCTCCGCGGCGGCGTGAGGGAAACGGATCATCGGGTGATCGGGCGATCGGGTGATCGGGTGATCGGGCGATCGGGTGATCGGGTGATCGGACGATCGGGTGATCGGGTGATCGGGCGATCGGGTGATCGGGTGATCGGGGAATCGGGTGATCGGGCGATCGGGCGCGCGGCATCCGTGCGGACGATCGTCCCGGCAGGGCTGCTGGTCGGAGCGCTCACCGGGATTGTGGGGGTCGGGGGCGGGTTCCTCATCGTGCCGGCGCTGGTGCTGATGCGTCTTTCCGTCCGTCAGGCGGTCGGTACCTCGCTCCTCGTCATCACCGGCACCTGCATCGTCGGGCTCGTGGGATATCTCGGCCATGTCAGGCTGGATTGGACGGCCGTGGCGCTGGTGGCGGCCGGCACGCTGCCGGGCATCGCCGCCGGCAGCTACGTCCATCGATTCGTGCCGCAATCGGCCCTCAGGCGAGGATTCGCGGCGTTCCTCGTCATCATCGCCGCGTTCATTCTCCTCGAGAACCTGGGCCCGCTCTCAGCAGTGTCGCGCGGCCGCTAGGCGATCGATTCGCGCTGCACCGCACGCCGGTCTCCTGCGGGGAAGTTCGCGCGCAGCCGGGATTCTCCGCACAATCCTCTCCCAGGCGGCGGCTCGTTGCGAGCGGATCGGGCGGGATACCGCGCCGATGCCGCGCCCCCGCGTGGCACGCTCGATGCGTCGAGCCCGATCAGAGTTTTACGAGGTGACCCATGGCTGGACACGCCACGTCTGCAATGCCGACTGTCCCCGGGTGCCGCTCACGAGTCGCCGCGGCGACGCTTCTGATGACGGTGGTCTCGTTTCCCGTTCTGGCCCAGGAAGCGCCCGCGCCCGTGACGCCGCAAGCTCCCTCCCTCTTCAGCGAACCCGCGCCGATCACCGCTGCAACCGACTTCGTGAACCGCTTCCTCGAAAGCGACTCGGGGAACGCAAAGGAAGGGTTCTATCCCAAGGTCGGGAAGATGATCGCCGGCGCCGGCTGGCTTTCGGTTGGTCCTGGCTACCGCGAACGCTTCCTGAATGGCCGCGCGGTGTTCGATACCTTCGCGCAGGTCTCCTGGCGCGGCTATGTCAGGGCCGACGCGAGCCTCGAATTCCCGCTGTTGCTGAACGGGAAACTGGCGGTCGGAACGGAGACGCTCTGGCAGGACTCGAAGCAGGTGAGCTACTTCGGCCTTGGTCCGGATTCCCGTGAAGACCTGCGCAGCCAGTACCGCCTCGAGACGACGAATGTGGTCGGGTATGCGCGCTATCGCCCTGAGCACTGGCTGGCGCTGTCGGGCAGCTTCGGATGGCTCGACGGGCCGTCGGTGTCGTCGGCCACCGGCGCGTTCAAGCGCGACTATCTCGACGCGCAGACCACGTTCCCGAACGACCCGGCGATGATCGTGACGAAGGCGCCGCAATTCCTCCATGCCGAGGTGGCGATCACTACGGACACGCGAGACCATCCCGGACACCCGACCCGGGGAAGCGTGTATCGCGCCGCCGCCGCCGCCTACTCGGATCGCACGCTGGACGCGTACAGCTTCCGCCGCTACGAGATCGAGGGGGAGCAGTTCATCCCGCTGTTGAGCGACCGGTGGATCATCGCGCTGCACGCGTGGGGTGTGGCGTCGGATACGTCAGCCGGTCACGCGGTCCCGTTCTACATGACGCCCGGCCTCGGCGGCTCGAACACCCTCCGCGGCTATGCCAGCTACCGCTTCCACGATCGGCACCTGCTGCTGGCGACCGTCGAATCCCGATGGCCGCTCTTCGAGCACATGGACCTGGCGATGTTCGTCGACTCGGGCACCGTGGCCGCGCGCGTGCGCGACCTCGGCTTCGACAAGACCGGGTACGGCGTCGGCCTGCGAGTACACTCGCACACGTCGACGACGGCACGCTTCGACGTCGCGCACGGCGGCGAAGGCTGGCGCTTCATGCTGCGGCTGAACGACCCGTTCAGGCTGTCGCGGCTGGCGCGCTGGACTGCGGCGATTCCGTTCATCCCCTGAACGAGGAGCGCGCTCCCTGTGGCAGTATCTGCCGGACGCCGCTTCGGGAGCACGAGCACGACCGAGGCGGCACGGGTCAACGTGAAACTGATGCTCCTCTGTGCGTCGATCGTGACCGCGACGATCGGGCCGGCGGGTCCGGCATGGCCGCAAAGCCGTCAGACGGTCGAGATACGGGGCCATCAACAGCCGCTGCACATCTACGGGTCTCCGCAAGGCGCCCCTGTCATCGTGTCGAGCGGCGATGGCGGATGGATTCACTTGGCACCTCATGTCGCCGAGACGCTTGCCGCGCGCGGGTTCTACGTCGTCGGATTCGATGCGAAGATCTACCTCTCCAGCTTTACGTCGGAGCGGTCGACACTCAGACCCGAAGACGAACCGGCCGATTACCGGGTCCTGACCGACTTCGCGACGAAGGCCACGGGGAAGAGACCCATTCTGATCGGCGTCTCCGAAGGCGCCGGTCTGTCGGTGCTCGCGGCGACCGATCCGGACACAAGGCGCGGCATTGCCGGTGTCATCGGCCTTGGTCTGCCCGACGTCAACGAGCTTGGCTGGCGCTGGAAGGACTCGCTGATCTACCTCACGCACCGGGCCCCCGACGAGCCCTCGTTCAGCGCGGCTGCGGTCGTCACGCGGGTCGCGCCGCTGCCGCTGGCGGCCATCCACTCCACCCGCGACGAGTTCGTGCCGGTCAGCGAAGTCGAGCGAGTCCTGAAGGCGGCCCATGAGCCGAAGCGGCTCTGGATCGTCAACGCGTCGAACCATCGCTTCAGCGACAATCTCGGCGACTTCGACCGAACGCTGCTCGAGGCCGTCGCCTGGGTGTACGCGCACGCTCCGCGGTGAGGGGCATGCTCGCACGGCTCCGCGCCGCGGTCCCTGCCCTCGTTGGCGTGCTGCTGTTCTTCGCGGCGCTGGAGGTGTTGCGGACGGAACTGCGGGCGGTCACGTGGCATGGACTGGCGACGGACGTGTCGAACATTCCACGCTGGCACGTCGCATTCGCCGTCCTGTTGACGGCCGTCAACTACGCAGTCCTGACCGGCTACGACTTTCTTGCCTTTGCCTATCTCGGCAAGCGTCTGCCGCCGCGCCATGTCGCGATGGCGTCGTTCCTCGCCTACGCGATCTCGAACAACGTGGGGTTCGCGATGCTGTCGGGGGCCTCCATTCGCTACCGGTTCTACACGCGATGGGGGATCTCCGCAGAAGAGCTGTCGCGAATCGTCTTTTCGTACGTGGTCACGTTCTGGCTCGGTCTCCTGCTGATCGGCGGTCTCAGTCTCGCGCGAAGTCCGTTGCCGGGCGACCTGGGCGTTCCGATGGCGTCCATGGTGGCACCGATTGGGTGGCTGCTGATGCTGATCAGCATCGGCTATGTCGCGGCCGCCGCGCTCCGACTGGGCCCGATCCGGCTTCGGCGTCTCGAACTCCCGCTTCCATCGGCGACGCTGGCACTGGCGCAGCTCGCGATCTCGGTTCTGGACTGGACGATCGCAGCGGCGGTCCTCTACCTGCTGCTGCCGTCCGGCGCTGTCCCGTTTCTCGCCCTGCTCGGTGCGTTCCTGGCCTCGCAGCTCCTCGGCCTTGCCAGTCACGTTCCCGGCGGCATGGGCGTGTTCGAAGGACTGATGGTGCTGCTCCTGAAACCCTTCATCCCGTCGACGGCTCTCGTGCCCGCGCTGATTGCCTATCGTGCCGTGTACTACCTGCTTCCCCTGTCGATCGCCGCAATCGGGCTCGTGGCCGACGAGCTCCATCAGCGGCGGTCGCAAGCGGCGCGGGTCGGTGCGGCGCTCGGATGGTTGACCGAGCAGCTGACGCCGCGGGTGCTCGCCGCATTCACCTTCCTGGCGGGGGTGGTCCTGCTGGCGTCGGGCGCCACGCCGGCTGCGCCAGGCCGCCTGAGCTTCCTCGATCGCGTGCTGCCCATTGGTGTGATTGAGCTCTCCCATTTCGCGGGCAGTGTCGTCGGGGCGGTTCTGTTACTGCTCTCGCAGGGACTCGCGCGCCGGCTCGACGCCGCCTACGTGCTCACCGCCGTCGCGCTCGCCGGCGGCATGCTGGCATCGCTCCTCAAGGGTGCGGACTACGAAGAGGCGATCGTCCTCGCCGCGGTCCTGGTCGTACTCTGGCGCGCGCAGCCGGCCTTTGATCGCCGGGCGTCGCTGTTCGATACGAAGTTCTCACCGGGCTGGATCATGGCCGTCATCGCGGCGGTCGGCGCGTCACTCTGGCTCGGGCTGTTCGCCTTCAAGCACGTCGAGTATTCGAACGACCTGTGGTGGCAGTTCGAGTTGCACGGCGAAGCGTCCCGCATGCTGCGCGCGACGGTTGGCGCGTGCATCACCCTGCTCCTCTTCGCCCTTGCGCGCCTGTTCGGGTACGCCCCGCACGAGGCGCCGAAGCCGACCGATGCCGAGCTGCACGCCGCCGCCGCCGTGATCGCTGCACAGACAGGGACGTTCCCGAACCTCGTCTTCCTGCGTGACAAGGCGCTCCTCTTCGACGACGACCGGTCTGCGTTCGTGATGTACGGCGTGCAGGGCCGCACCTGGGCGGCGCTGGGCGACCCGGTGGGGCCACGGGATCGGGTCGGCGCTCTCGTTCGACGCTTTCTGGAACGCTGTGACGACTTCGGCGGGGTGCCAGTGTTCTATGAAGTCTCGCCCGAGCATCTGCACCACTACGCCGACGTCGGATTGACGTTCGTCAAGCTCGGCGAGGAGGCGCGCGTCGACCTGACGACCTTCACGATCGAAGGCGGCCGCGGCAAGAAGCGTCGATACGCCCTCGCACGGCTCGAGAAGGAACGGGGCTCGTTCCGAGTGCTGCCGGCCGAACAGGTGACGCGGGTGATGGATCAGCTGCGCGCCGTCTCGGATGACTGGCTCGCGCGGCATGCCGCGGCCGAGAAGGGGTTCTCCCTCGGGTTCTTTGCGCCTGACTATATCGCGCGGTTTCCGGTCGCGGTCATCGAGCGCGACGGTCGGATCGTCGCATTCGCCAACCTCTGGGAGGGCGGACGGCGGGTCGAACTCTCGGTGGATCTCATGCGCTACGACCAGCACGCACCCAAAGAGGTCATGGACGCGCTCTTCGCGCACGTGATGCTGTGGGGCAGGGCGCAGGGCTACCGATGGTTCTCGCTGGGCATGGCCCCGCTCTCGGGGTTCGAACAGTCACCCGTGGCGCCGTTGTGGAATCGACTCGCGTCGTTTCTCTACGAGCACGGCGAGGCCGTCTACAACTTCCAGGGGCTGCGCGCCTTCAAAGAGAAGTTCGATCCCGTGTGGGAACCGCGATATCTTGCCTATCCGGGCGGTCTTCGACTGCCACGCGTGCTCGCAGATGTCTCGGCCCTCATCGCCGGCGGGTATCGCCGGATCTTCTTCCAGTGACAGCGATCCCCCCCGCGCTTTCTCGTCGATGAGTAAGCAGGCGCTCCGAGCTTCGAAGCGAACCCTCCGCGGTAGCCCACTCGCCCCGGGGCGAGTGCACTACCTCAACCGGCAGGTCGGTACTGCCGACTCGCTGCGCCACGTTGCGGTGATGGCGCAGCCCGCCCGAGCGTGGTATGCAGTGATCATGTACGATGGCCACCGTCGTCAATCGGCAACAAGCCAAGGAGCCGTCATGCTTAGGCTGAGAGTCGTCTCGAGTGCAGTAGCCCTCTTCACGATGGTCCTGAGTGCTCGCGCCCAGGAGCCTCAGATCAAGCCGAAGGTCCTGGCTGATTTTCTCGCGGCGTTTGCGAATAAAGACGTCGCCGGTGTCGCGCGGTTGTATGCGGACAACGCGACCCTCTTTCCATCGAACGAACCGGCCGTGAAGGGTCGCGCAAATATCGAGCGCTGGTATCAACGCGCGTTTGCTGCAGGAGTCTCGTCTGTCAC contains the following coding sequences:
- a CDS encoding FAD/NAD(P)-binding oxidoreductase is translated as MDTHHDILILGGGTGGLTVASQLAPRVGGHHIAIVEPSPKHYYQPLWTLVGGGMFRREESQRDEADLIPDGVTWIREAVAAVDPDKRTVVTSSGAMLTYGFLVVAPGVVAQWSKIPGLAESVGKAESGVTSNYSYDTVASTWEAIRSFRGGTAIFTEPITPVKCGGAPQKIMYLAEEAFRANGVRDRSRVIFMNAKPALFTAPYYIPALERVIESRGMEYQLGQELVALRPAAREAVFRDVKTGAEQVMAYDLIHVTPPMQPPEFVRASPLANADGWVEVDKFSLQHVRHPEVFGLGDASSLPTSKTGAAVRKQAPVVVDNLLALRDGRPLSARYDGYTSCPVVTGRGKLIMAEFNYAKEPVETFPVDQRTERFSMFALKAYALPRLYWHGMLRGRA
- a CDS encoding sulfite exporter TauE/SafE family protein, which produces MLAAAILPGLLIGAALGLLGGGGSVLTVPIFVYVLGFPPKEAIAMSLAVVGATSAFGTASHWRAGNVNVRVALGFGAVAMLGTLFGVRIARLVPGATQLFVFAAVMLAAAAFMLRGGVRETDHRVIGRSGDRVIGRSGDRVIGRSGDRVIGRSGDRVIGESGDRAIGRAASVRTIVPAGLLVGALTGIVGVGGGFLIVPALVLMRLSVRQAVGTSLLVITGTCIVGLVGYLGHVRLDWTAVALVAAGTLPGIAAGSYVHRFVPQSALRRGFAAFLVIIAAFILLENLGPLSAVSRGR
- a CDS encoding BamA/TamA family outer membrane protein translates to MAGHATSAMPTVPGCRSRVAAATLLMTVVSFPVLAQEAPAPVTPQAPSLFSEPAPITAATDFVNRFLESDSGNAKEGFYPKVGKMIAGAGWLSVGPGYRERFLNGRAVFDTFAQVSWRGYVRADASLEFPLLLNGKLAVGTETLWQDSKQVSYFGLGPDSREDLRSQYRLETTNVVGYARYRPEHWLALSGSFGWLDGPSVSSATGAFKRDYLDAQTTFPNDPAMIVTKAPQFLHAEVAITTDTRDHPGHPTRGSVYRAAAAAYSDRTLDAYSFRRYEIEGEQFIPLLSDRWIIALHAWGVASDTSAGHAVPFYMTPGLGGSNTLRGYASYRFHDRHLLLATVESRWPLFEHMDLAMFVDSGTVAARVRDLGFDKTGYGVGLRVHSHTSTTARFDVAHGGEGWRFMLRLNDPFRLSRLARWTAAIPFIP
- a CDS encoding AcvB/VirJ family lysyl-phosphatidylglycerol hydrolase: MAVSAGRRFGSTSTTEAARVNVKLMLLCASIVTATIGPAGPAWPQSRQTVEIRGHQQPLHIYGSPQGAPVIVSSGDGGWIHLAPHVAETLAARGFYVVGFDAKIYLSSFTSERSTLRPEDEPADYRVLTDFATKATGKRPILIGVSEGAGLSVLAATDPDTRRGIAGVIGLGLPDVNELGWRWKDSLIYLTHRAPDEPSFSAAAVVTRVAPLPLAAIHSTRDEFVPVSEVERVLKAAHEPKRLWIVNASNHRFSDNLGDFDRTLLEAVAWVYAHAPR
- the mprF gene encoding bifunctional lysylphosphatidylglycerol flippase/synthetase MprF, with amino-acid sequence MLARLRAAVPALVGVLLFFAALEVLRTELRAVTWHGLATDVSNIPRWHVAFAVLLTAVNYAVLTGYDFLAFAYLGKRLPPRHVAMASFLAYAISNNVGFAMLSGASIRYRFYTRWGISAEELSRIVFSYVVTFWLGLLLIGGLSLARSPLPGDLGVPMASMVAPIGWLLMLISIGYVAAAALRLGPIRLRRLELPLPSATLALAQLAISVLDWTIAAAVLYLLLPSGAVPFLALLGAFLASQLLGLASHVPGGMGVFEGLMVLLLKPFIPSTALVPALIAYRAVYYLLPLSIAAIGLVADELHQRRSQAARVGAALGWLTEQLTPRVLAAFTFLAGVVLLASGATPAAPGRLSFLDRVLPIGVIELSHFAGSVVGAVLLLLSQGLARRLDAAYVLTAVALAGGMLASLLKGADYEEAIVLAAVLVVLWRAQPAFDRRASLFDTKFSPGWIMAVIAAVGASLWLGLFAFKHVEYSNDLWWQFELHGEASRMLRATVGACITLLLFALARLFGYAPHEAPKPTDAELHAAAAVIAAQTGTFPNLVFLRDKALLFDDDRSAFVMYGVQGRTWAALGDPVGPRDRVGALVRRFLERCDDFGGVPVFYEVSPEHLHHYADVGLTFVKLGEEARVDLTTFTIEGGRGKKRRYALARLEKERGSFRVLPAEQVTRVMDQLRAVSDDWLARHAAAEKGFSLGFFAPDYIARFPVAVIERDGRIVAFANLWEGGRRVELSVDLMRYDQHAPKEVMDALFAHVMLWGRAQGYRWFSLGMAPLSGFEQSPVAPLWNRLASFLYEHGEAVYNFQGLRAFKEKFDPVWEPRYLAYPGGLRLPRVLADVSALIAGGYRRIFFQ
- a CDS encoding DUF4440 domain-containing protein, which gives rise to MHYLNRQVGTADSLRHVAVMAQPARAWYAVIMYDGHRRQSATSQGAVMLRLRVVSSAVALFTMVLSARAQEPQIKPKVLADFLAAFANKDVAGVARLYADNATLFPSNEPAVKGRANIERWYQRAFAAGVSSVTMDSDQLVYEGPLAYNTGTYSVLLPCSSAAKSPVKETRRYIWTLRRSDSGWLIDSHIFNTDASAHPCK